A single region of the Sciurus carolinensis chromosome 16, mSciCar1.2, whole genome shotgun sequence genome encodes:
- the Znf567 gene encoding zinc finger protein 567 isoform X2: MAQKSVSFKDVTVDFSQEEWQHLDSTQKTLYMDVMLENYCHLISVGCDMTKPDVILKLERGEEPWTSFTGHACLEENWKAEDLLMKFKEHQDKYSRSVVCINHKRVIKEKNGIYERTFDLVKKSADSKNLPPEYDTHGKILENVSGLILSNLSPARKRLNEYNGYGKSLLNNKQETVPAEIKSHNQSDRTFHHNDVLMQFQKMVTPAQSFGYNECEKSFLKKGGLITHNRVYKGETPPVQNKKRRAGHIEKKHTCAECGKSFCRKSVLILHQGIHTEEKPYQCHQCGNAFRRKSYLIDHQRTHTGEKPFVCNECGKSFRLKTALTDHQRTHTGEKSYECPQCRNAFRLKSHLIRHQRTHTGEKPYKCNDCGKSFRQKVTLSLHQRIHTGEKPYICEECGKSFHQKANLTVHQRTHTGEKPYICNECGKSFSQKTTLALHEKTHNEDKPYICNECGKSFRQKTTLVSHQRTHTGEKSYECPHCGKAFRMKSYLIDHHRTHTGEKPYECNECGKSFTQKTNLNLHQRIHTGEKPYICNECGKSFRQKATLTVHQKIHTGQKSYECPQCGKAFSRKSYLLHHQRTHTGEKPYKCNECGKYFRQKTNLIVHQRTHTGEKPYICNECGKSFSYRRSLIVHQRTHKGENMEMQ, from the exons GATGTGACATGACCAAACCTGATGTGATCCTCAAATTAGAACGAGGAGAAGAGCCCTGGACCTCATTTACAGGTCATGCCTGTTTAG aagaaaactgGAAAGCTGAAGACTTGTTAATGAAATTCAAGGAACACCAAGATAAGTATTCTAGATCAGTTGTGTGCATTAACCACAAAAGAGTTATCAAGGAGAAGAATGGCATATATGAGAGAACATTTGATCTAGTCAAAAAATCTGCTGATTCAAAGAATTTACCTCCTGAATATGACACTCATGGGaagattttggaaaatgtttcagGATTAATTCTCAGTAATCTAAGTCCTGCAAGAAAGAGACTTAATGAGTACAATGGATATGGGAAATCCCTCCTTAACAATAAGCAAGAAACAGTCCCTGCTGAAATCAAATCCCATAATCAAAGTGATAGGACCTTCCATCATAATGATGTGCTTATGCAGTTTCAGAAGATGGTAACTCCAGCACAGTCATTTGGATACAATGAGTGTGAGAAATCATTCCTTAAAAAGGGAGGCTTAATCACACACAATAGAGTGTACAAAGGGGAAACACCACCTGTgcagaataaaaagagaagagcAGGCCATATTGAAAAAAAGCATACATGTGCTGAATGTGGGAAATCGTTCTGCAGAAAGTCAGTTTTGATTCTGCATCAGGGAATTCACACAGAGGAAAAACCCTATCAATGCCATCAGTGTGGGAATGCATTCAGAAGGAAGTCCTATCTTATTGATCATCAGAgaactcacacaggagagaaacccttTGTTTGTAATGAGTGTGGTAAGTCCTTCCGCCTAAAGACAGCACTCACTGATCATCAGAGAACACATACAGGAGAGAAGTCATATGAATGTCCACAATGTAGAAATGCCTTCAGATTGAAGTCACACCTCATTCGTCATCAGAgaactcacacaggagagaaaccatATAAGTGTAATGACTGTGGAAAGTCCTTCCGCCAGAAGGTAACACTCTCTctacatcagagaattcatacagggGAGAAACCTTATATTTGTGAAGAATGTGGAAAGTCCTTTCACCAGAAGGCAAACCTTACTGTACatcagagaactcatacaggGGAGAAGCCCTATATTTGTAATGAATGTGGTAAATCCTTCTCCCAGAAGACTACCCTTGCTCTTCATGAGAAAACTCACAACGAGGACAAACCTTATATTTGTAATGAATGTGGAAAGTCTTTCCGCCAGAAGACAACCCTTGTATCGCATCAAAGAACACATACAGGGGAGAAATCTTATGAATGTCCTCACTGTGGGAAAGCTTTTAGAATGAAATCATACCTCATTGATCATCACAGAACTCACACAGGAGAAAAACCatatgaatgtaatgaatgtgggaaatcATTTACTCAGAAGACAAATCTCAATctacaccagagaattcatacaggagagaaaccctatatctgtaatgaatgtgggaagTCCTTTCGCCAGAAAGCAACCCTGACTGTACATCAGAAAATACACACAGGTCAGAAATCCTATGAATGTCCTCAATGCGGGAAAGCCTTTAGCAGGAAGTCTTATCTCCTTCATCATCAAAGAACTCACACGGGAGAAAAACCatataaatgtaatgaatgtggaaagTACTTCCGCCAGAAGACAAATCTTATTGTACATCAAAGAACTCACACAGGGGAGAAACCCTATATTTGTAATGAGTGTGGTAAGTCCTTCAGTTACAGGAGAAGCCTCATTGTCCATCAGAGAACGCATAAGGGAGAAAACATGGAAATGCAATAA
- the Znf567 gene encoding zinc finger protein 567 isoform X3: MDVMLENYCHLISVGCDMTKPDVILKLERGEEPWTSFTGHACLEENWKAEDLLMKFKEHQDKYSRSVVCINHKRVIKEKNGIYERTFDLVKKSADSKNLPPEYDTHGKILENVSGLILSNLSPARKRLNEYNGYGKSLLNNKQETVPAEIKSHNQSDRTFHHNDVLMQFQKMVTPAQSFGYNECEKSFLKKGGLITHNRVYKGETPPVQNKKRRAGHIEKKHTCAECGKSFCRKSVLILHQGIHTEEKPYQCHQCGNAFRRKSYLIDHQRTHTGEKPFVCNECGKSFRLKTALTDHQRTHTGEKSYECPQCRNAFRLKSHLIRHQRTHTGEKPYKCNDCGKSFRQKVTLSLHQRIHTGEKPYICEECGKSFHQKANLTVHQRTHTGEKPYICNECGKSFSQKTTLALHEKTHNEDKPYICNECGKSFRQKTTLVSHQRTHTGEKSYECPHCGKAFRMKSYLIDHHRTHTGEKPYECNECGKSFTQKTNLNLHQRIHTGEKPYICNECGKSFRQKATLTVHQKIHTGQKSYECPQCGKAFSRKSYLLHHQRTHTGEKPYKCNECGKYFRQKTNLIVHQRTHTGEKPYICNECGKSFSYRRSLIVHQRTHKGENMEMQ; the protein is encoded by the exons GATGTGACATGACCAAACCTGATGTGATCCTCAAATTAGAACGAGGAGAAGAGCCCTGGACCTCATTTACAGGTCATGCCTGTTTAG aagaaaactgGAAAGCTGAAGACTTGTTAATGAAATTCAAGGAACACCAAGATAAGTATTCTAGATCAGTTGTGTGCATTAACCACAAAAGAGTTATCAAGGAGAAGAATGGCATATATGAGAGAACATTTGATCTAGTCAAAAAATCTGCTGATTCAAAGAATTTACCTCCTGAATATGACACTCATGGGaagattttggaaaatgtttcagGATTAATTCTCAGTAATCTAAGTCCTGCAAGAAAGAGACTTAATGAGTACAATGGATATGGGAAATCCCTCCTTAACAATAAGCAAGAAACAGTCCCTGCTGAAATCAAATCCCATAATCAAAGTGATAGGACCTTCCATCATAATGATGTGCTTATGCAGTTTCAGAAGATGGTAACTCCAGCACAGTCATTTGGATACAATGAGTGTGAGAAATCATTCCTTAAAAAGGGAGGCTTAATCACACACAATAGAGTGTACAAAGGGGAAACACCACCTGTgcagaataaaaagagaagagcAGGCCATATTGAAAAAAAGCATACATGTGCTGAATGTGGGAAATCGTTCTGCAGAAAGTCAGTTTTGATTCTGCATCAGGGAATTCACACAGAGGAAAAACCCTATCAATGCCATCAGTGTGGGAATGCATTCAGAAGGAAGTCCTATCTTATTGATCATCAGAgaactcacacaggagagaaacccttTGTTTGTAATGAGTGTGGTAAGTCCTTCCGCCTAAAGACAGCACTCACTGATCATCAGAGAACACATACAGGAGAGAAGTCATATGAATGTCCACAATGTAGAAATGCCTTCAGATTGAAGTCACACCTCATTCGTCATCAGAgaactcacacaggagagaaaccatATAAGTGTAATGACTGTGGAAAGTCCTTCCGCCAGAAGGTAACACTCTCTctacatcagagaattcatacagggGAGAAACCTTATATTTGTGAAGAATGTGGAAAGTCCTTTCACCAGAAGGCAAACCTTACTGTACatcagagaactcatacaggGGAGAAGCCCTATATTTGTAATGAATGTGGTAAATCCTTCTCCCAGAAGACTACCCTTGCTCTTCATGAGAAAACTCACAACGAGGACAAACCTTATATTTGTAATGAATGTGGAAAGTCTTTCCGCCAGAAGACAACCCTTGTATCGCATCAAAGAACACATACAGGGGAGAAATCTTATGAATGTCCTCACTGTGGGAAAGCTTTTAGAATGAAATCATACCTCATTGATCATCACAGAACTCACACAGGAGAAAAACCatatgaatgtaatgaatgtgggaaatcATTTACTCAGAAGACAAATCTCAATctacaccagagaattcatacaggagagaaaccctatatctgtaatgaatgtgggaagTCCTTTCGCCAGAAAGCAACCCTGACTGTACATCAGAAAATACACACAGGTCAGAAATCCTATGAATGTCCTCAATGCGGGAAAGCCTTTAGCAGGAAGTCTTATCTCCTTCATCATCAAAGAACTCACACGGGAGAAAAACCatataaatgtaatgaatgtggaaagTACTTCCGCCAGAAGACAAATCTTATTGTACATCAAAGAACTCACACAGGGGAGAAACCCTATATTTGTAATGAGTGTGGTAAGTCCTTCAGTTACAGGAGAAGCCTCATTGTCCATCAGAGAACGCATAAGGGAGAAAACATGGAAATGCAATAA